The region CGGAAATTATGCATATTAGTTGGTTTGTATTCAATTTGGTATTCGTTTGGTATGCGAAAATGCGCAGCTCATCCTATAAAGTTACTATATATTCGTATGCTGTGGCTGTCGGCGCTCGTCCTCCGATCCTTGGTATTGTACTGTCGTGCAGGATAGTGACTGTGTGTATGTACTTGGCATCGGCAGGCTTACATCTACTCGTACAGGGGTTGTGAAAGAGTCTCACGATCGAATTTACATCAACTTGCTAATAAAATACTGTGCACTTAATGGGTTGGCTTATCATTCGTCTATGTGCATTGAGTTGATAGAAACACTTGGTTAGTTATCTATGCGTTCGTGGTATCAAAGAGGCTTGCATGGACCTAGAACCATTGCTTAGTTCTCGTAAATTACTTAGGATTTATTCGCTTTAGTGTATAGTTGCTTGTATGTTGGTTTAGTTTACTTGTTGGTTGACTGAAGTTTTGTACTTTGTGAACGATTCGTTTAGCGTTTGCCCAACTTTGACATGAAGTAGTTTTGCATACATATACATCATCTACGTTTGTATATCTTCGATAGTGTttctaaatttgtttttctttttaaatccCTGAATTGAATTTTGCTTTTCGTCatggttttgttttccttgaatttgttatgttttgttagcctaaataaaatgcataaaaataagttacatttaatatatatGAGTTCATCTTTTAGATCGTGTTCACAATGACAAACTAAGGGAATCTGAAGAGTTTATTATTAGTTTTTGTTCCGTCTCTGAGAATTTTGCATTTGAATTTCGTGTGAGGAATTTCGTTATGTTATCGATAgtatttttatgcatttatgcATATTTAAATGCTGTTAGCAATTTCTTAAATCACATCCGACTGTTTCTGCTTAATGGAATCCTCGCCAGCTTTGCCCTCTCCTTTGCTCTCCTCCATATCTATCCCTTCTGCCCCACCGATCAGATTTAAGTTCTTAGTTTGTCCTGTGCCTGGATTACGAACTGCAATTCACTTTTTCGTCTTGCGGCGCTTTGCAGTTGGCGTCGGAAAATTCTATTTGTTGGGCAGCTCCGGCGGACAGTCCGGTTGATTGGAGGGGTGGGCCGCCCGGAAGGCCGGATTGCTCTCCAGTTCGCGGTCAATGCGCAGTATGATGGGATAGGGGCGCAAGTCCACGTGGAATCTGCAAAGGTTGTATATCATTACTGTTTctaatatttcataaatttttaaatattttcaaattttatcaCTTTAAAATCTTCATTTTCTAGGGATTTTTTCGGATAACTTAAAGCAGTGGTTTCCGGCAAGCAGTGCACCCACCCACGGGATTTGCATTTCCTCTGCCAACGCGCACTGCTTTAAAGAATTTACGTTTTTCACTATCAAGCTTACCTTCGGGCATTGAACACCTGAGGTACGAGGCAGCAGTCGGCCATGGAGATCTCGTCGCCCACGCAGTACTTTCCCGCGGACGTGGACAGCGCCTTCTCCACCGCCCGGAAGCCCCGTGTGATCCAGTGCTGGGCCCACTCCTTCTTCTTCTCCTCGCCCACGTGGATGAGCACGATGAGGTTCTGCAGGGGCTGGATGCCCGAGCAGATGATCTCGACGATTTCGCGCACCTTGGCTCGCTTGTGGACGTCCTGGGGGAGCAGGGGTCGCTGCGGACGGGTCTCCTCCAGGTAGTGCATGATGGCCACCGACTCGATGAGGGTGTGTCCATCTGCAGATGGATGATTAGGAATTAGGGGGAGTTTTCCTTCAGGTTCTGAGGGGTACTCACCGATCTGCAGGGCCGGCACCTGCTCCATGGGATTGACCTCGCGGTACTCATTGCAATGCTGCTCGCCCCCGGACTTGATCAGGCTGATCGGCTTGATGTCGTAGGGTATCTCCTTCAGGTTCATCGCAATGCGCACGCGCCAGGAGCACGAGCTGCGCCAATACGAGTAGAGTATTGGCTGTGCGTCGGAGGAGGAAACATTGGGATTAGTAGACATTTTGCCACAACTGGCCAGCGCCGAATGGCGTGACGGGCCCACCAGCTCTATTACGAAATCTATTTATTCTAATTTCGAGATGAAAACACAAATAGCACAGAACAGGTTGCCGCTGATAACGAGTTGGGCGCCCAGAGCCCAGTCAAACTGGTTTAATCATTTGCATCCAGCGCTGTGTTCTATGTTCTATGTTTACTCCGCGATAAACTGGAACTCTCAATTACGCACTTATCGCTTTTAATTCACAGATAACAGGGATTTTCGCCGGGGCTTTGTGGGATAGATAGGTAAAGTGCTTGCAGATGTACCCACATGATTCATGGTGTCCAGACAGGAGCAACGCCAGCGACAGACTGACAAAAAGCACAGCGTCAAGTTCGACTTGCACCAAAAATAGCGCCCGACAACAGCTGCAGAGCAGCGGTGGAGAGCTTCGGGCGGCTCGGGGGGCAGCGGACCCTACTCCCTACAGCCTATACCCCATGCCATATACCCGGTGCCGCACACAATGGCCGCCGACGAGGACGAGCCCTAAAATGATATACACACAGCTGGCTGTTCCGGCCGGGCCAGTCAACCCAGCAGAGCCCATCGTCATCGGCCCACCCACACACGAAACTGAACTGAATACACGGAAAGCATAATGAGTTCCCTAAAAGTTCAATGAACCCATGGGAAAGTTGGGACGACGGGGTCCGAAGCAAGGGCCGAGTTCCGATATCCGACATACGACGGCCCACATCCCAACATCCCACATCCGAGGTCCGCTGGTTGCTGGGTCCCGAGCTCCCGAGCTCCCGAGTCCCGAACTGTGTCGCACCCCAAGGTCGGCTAGGGGCATTAACCTTATTCAAGTTGTCGTTGTCCTGAGTCCGCAGCGCGAAGGCAGCGCCAAGGACACGGGACCCCTGCTCAAGAGAAAATGGGCTCACAAGTTTCGCCATTCGCTTCGAGAGGGTGTGCTTTTTTAGGGGTTGCTCGTTGAGTTCGCGAGTTGGAGTTTGAGTCAAAAGCGTAGGCCAGGGTTGTCAGGTCCTCGCTGAAATTAAGCCCTATATGGGGATAAACTAATCACAGATTTAgggaaatactttttataaaataattggtTTAGCGCGCTTAATAACAAACACTATAAATTGAGAaaaagttaaaagttaaatacatgtgaaataaaaaaaaagtttccaAGAGTCAACTAAactgaataaaaaattatgttgTTCATCAACTTGAAGGTTTTTCAGAAACTAGACAACAcacaaaatcattttttccCTCACCTCTTAAGTGTTTTTTTAGGAACTAGGACTTTGAACCTAGGACCCATCCTTTTCGCAAACTTTTCCCCTCACCCTGACAACCCTGCTTAGCAAACCTTTGCAGTGTGTACGCGCGGCCGGAAAGCTTGCCGTTCTGCGCAATCTCAAAGTGCGGAATCGGTGGCGGGGTATGAGTGGAACCCAGACTATCTTCGAAGCCCGAGATTGCTGGCCGCGTGGTATGAGCGGTATTGCGGGAATGGATTTTTGCCAAATGCCAAAAACAAGGCGCCAATGACGCTGGGATTCGCTTACCTTGGCTATGGCCGATAAGGACATAGCGTTGTGGTGGTACTTTGAGTAGTTAATTTTGAAGCCGTTTGGTGTGCCGACGCACAACACCGATGGAGAGTTGAAAAAGGGTTACGATCCGAGCCGGTTTAGCCAAAGGCGGCAGTTTGTTCTCCAGGGATTTTATATCCCGCACAGTTCGATCTTGCGGATATGTTTCTCGCACCGAACACCATCCACTAATTGCTGGAGATATAGGCCCTGTTCTGACGCACAGTTCTGTTTTTATCTGCAGCCGCTCAAATGCACTCAACACCTCGAACTGAAACCGCTTGGACCAGCGCTGAAGCAAAGGATAGCGACAGGATATGAGGCCAGGACGCAACTGAACACACTGAACTAAATAAACGAGTGCGAAAGCGAAAGCAAAAGCGAACGCAAGAAGGACAATGACAAACGCCAACAACAAAGCCCgttgtgcgagtgtgtgtgagaggGAGGACTCAGAGGACTTCGGAGGACGCAGGACGACTGCGAAAGGAGATGCAAAAATAAAGAGAGAGAGCAGTGTAGAGGGATAAAAGAGCGGAACGGTTCGAAAAAGTTTTGGGGATCGTGTCTCAGCTAAGCTTTTCGGGGGTTAGGCTACCACCCACAATATGCGAGAGCAAGCAGTGCTCAGATTCCGAGGTACAGTCAGGTATcagtaaattaaatacaaactttCAAGTTTGGAAATTCAATTGGACCTCTGATTTTTACTTTCGAACGATGATTCGatccatttaaatttaaaactctttgagcttttataaaaaataaaattagcaCAGTTGAAGAACCaatgcttaaaaatattatcagaAAAGCCACCGAAAAACGAGCCATTCTGTTTGTATCCCGTTTAACGAAAACTTAGCTTGTTGATGATTTTATTTCTTCTGcgtaaaaacttaaaataaattgcaataatatatgtatatataagtAAGACTTTTTCTTACTAAGAATCTTTTCCCCCTTTACTGTTATCAAATTCAACTGATAACCATCGTTATCTTTTGGAGTACGGAATGTTTTTGAATCTTGgtaaataaacatttcaaaatacaCCCGTATGTTTTCAACGGCAATAGAACTCAAAACATCAAAATGGACGATTACAGGGCATCGGCTtctagcttaaaaataaacttagtTAAGCCAGCTAATGGGTGAAGGAATTCTAGTCCATGGGCCTAGCTGATAACGTCTGTACAACCGCGGTTAAAATATTATCaccaaataataatgaaaaaccttgttttcaaaaagaaaaaaatcgaacCTAACGAAAGGATTTACATTTCAtccaaactttttatttgttacaATCTTAATTTCCAGTTTTTTTAACATGTTAAGAACAGTATTCCTAAAGTAGAACGCCTATGTAGATTTTTAAATACCCCTAATGCTaatattgtttattaaaaGAACATGAATTGTAACACctataaatgtttttactacctaaaaaaattaatttattatttattggatGACCCACACTCGTAATAAAACCAACACACAATAACTCCCCCTGATAAGCTCAGTTCTGTGGGTTTGTTGTTCGCACATCGTAGGAGGTTGGGGCGTGGAACGAGCCAGATTTCTTATCAGTTCCCTCGGGTTGTTTTTGGTCATCGCCCGACAGCGGGCAAACAGTTGCCGATCCGCCAGCACAAAGTGCAGTACTCAGTCCGCGGAATATCCCATCAAAACAGAATGTCGGCGATCGGAAAGATCGGATTCCTGGGCGGTGGCAATATGGCCAAGGCTTTGGCCAAAGGGTTTCTGGCAGCAGGTGAGAAGGTTTATAAACATCGCCCCAAATCTATAAATAGCCTTGCACAATAACTGGGAGTTAACAGATAAGAAAACTGATAAAACCACCTTACaagaaatgtaatttaattaaatttccgaTATGAAACGCATTCCGATTTCTATCCCAACATATGTTCCCAAGGATTTCATCACATAGTCAAACATTCCTAACTATATCGCAATTCACAGGCCTGGCGAAACCCAAGACCCTGATAGCTAGTGTCCATCCGGCGGACAAGCTATCCCTGCAGTCCTTCCAATCCCTGGGCGTGGAAACAGTGGTTAAGAACGAACCCGTTGTGCAACAATCTGATGTGGTCTTCGTGTCCGTGAAACCCCAAGTGGTTCCCTCCGTTTTGTCGGAGATTCAGCCCCTCAGTGCCGGCAAACTATTTCTGTCCGTGGCCATGGGCATCACCTTGTCCTCCATCGAATCCAGTCTATCTCCGCAAGCGCGTGTGATCCGCGTGATGCCCAATCTGCCGGCAGTGGTTTGCTCTGGCTGCTCGGTATTCGTTCGCGGATCCAAAGCCACCGATGCAGATGCAGAGGTCACCGAGAAACTCCTGCGATCCGTGGGCACTTGTGAGCCGGTGGATGAGTCGCAGTTGGATGTGGTTACTGCTCTCAGTGGCAGTGGACCGGCCTATGTGTTCGTGATGATTGAGGCCCTGGCGGATGGAGCCGTGCACATGGGAATGCCGAGGGATCTGGCCTACCGCCTGGCATCGCAAACCGTCCTGGGAGCCGGTCACATGGTGCGCGACAGCGGTCTGCATCCAGGACAGCTGAAAGACGGGGTCACTAGTCCTGCGGGTTCGACGGCGGCAGCCCTCAGACAACTCGAGCTGTCAGGTAAGTGGCGATGATGACGCGGATGACGCACTTGCTTATCGCCTCCCATTCAACCTTTGATGTCGATTGCAGGTTTTCGAGCGGCTGTGTCTGGAGCGGTGGAACAAGCGACTCTGCGGTGCCGGCAAATCTCGGGGAAGAAGGCATAGGAACCTAGTTCTAAATATACATTGGGGTGGGTCTACTTTGTAAATAAACTTATTATAgtgaacaaaatatttttaataaaactggTACTCCCCAAACATAGCTTTACATTTTAAACATCCTATTATTCTCCTTATCCAAACCTTGCGACAAAAATGTGGATGAATGTTATTGGACtgagaataaaaatataaaatattttcccttttaTCTTTGCTCTCATTCTTTAAGACTCACCTTGTGGTTTGTTTATAATCTAGGTTAGCTTAAGTCCCACTTCTATATACAGTTGTGAAGGTCGTTTttgtgaattttaaatatgagcAATAATGCCCTGCTTTTTACTCTCAGCTTAGGGTATGATTATGCTAAAACTAATTCAACACGTTTAAaactttttcttctttttggcgCGAGCCAGCTCATTGAGCTCGCCCTGCTGCATGGAAGCCTCCTGGTAGATGCGTTTGACCTTCTCGTGGCGCTCCTTGTCGCTATAAGCCAGAGAAAATTAGTTAGCAAAAGAAATTTATTGTGCACCATAAAAAAGACCCACCTTTGCAGCGTCTGCTTGAGCTTAAGCTCCTGGACGAAGGCCGTGTCTCGGCGAATCTCCCGGATGGCGCCCTTCTTCTCGCGCTTGATCTTGTGCAGCAGCTTGGCCCGCTCCTCCTTGGCCTTGGTCATCTTTGGTCGCCGCTTGTCATCGTAGACCGCCTCGAATCGGGGTTCCAGCAGCCTAAGAGCCTTCGGTTTCTTCTCCGCTGGGGCCAGAGGTTTCATTTTCAGCGCAGCCAGCTTCTCCGCCAGTTCGGTGGCTTCCTTGTGGTGCAGATGCACATGCTCGGGGTAGGGCTCCAGTGACAGGCGGGCGAGTAGTTTCAGGAAGGGTTGGGCGAGATAGCAGACACCCACTTGCTCTTCCACCAGCGTGAGAGCTTCCTTGATCAGCAAAAGGGCTGTATCCAGGGCCCGCACCTTGAAATCTGAAGTGATCGTCTGGGTGACCAAGTCGGCAGCCTGCAGCGCTTGGGGCTCCAAGTTTTTGGATTCCTTATTAGCTGGGAGTGCCAGCAGTTTGCTAAATGGACCATCTCGCTCAAAGGGCGGCGTGATTTCCAACTGTTCCACATCCCTCTTGGCTATGGACATGTGCACAATACCCTGCAGGAAATTAAAAGCAGCTGGGAGCAGTCTCTTGGATTGGGACACAAACTCCAGCACCACAGTGACCAGAAACAGACCCATGGATATTTCCTGACGCGTTCGCACGCGGGCCCTGGACAGGATGTGCTGCATGAAAATGAAGCACGGAGTGGCCACAGGATGCCGGAAGTCCGAAGTTGAATACAAGTTGGCCACCAGTTTGAAGTAAATGAGAGTGTCCAGCGAGGGATACATCTTGTGATTTTTCCTGAACTCGCCATACTTTTCCTTGATTACCTCCAGCAAAGTATTGGACATGCGTTCGGGGTTCAACTGAGTTAGCTCATATAAATGGGGCATGAGATTGGAGAGCAATTGAAAGTTATCACGAATGTCTTGCTCGCTGGCATCCTCAAATAAATCCTTGATGTACTGCAGAAGGAAGGAGTAGAGCTTGACGACATTCTCGCGATTGACGCCTTCCAATTTGGGATGATTGCATTTGATGATCCTCTCGACAATGGTGGCCTTTTGGGCAGTAGAGTGTTTGGAGAGAAGTTCGGTGAAGTCCTCGTAGGTCTTGGGCATCTTGATGGTAAATGGAATGCTGGTGTCCATAGAGGCGGTGGATATCTCGGCTGACTTCttaactttcttttttctaACCTGAGGAGCTTCTTCCGCCTCGGACTCACTCTCTGAATCCTTTAGATCACTCAGATTATCGACCTCTGAATCACTGTCCTCGTCggagtcctcctcctcctcttcttcGCCATCTTCATCACCCTCATCTCCCCCGTTTTCCTCCTCCTTCGCTTCCTTCTTTCCATTAAGATGGGTACCCAGATTGCCCTCCAAATCGTAGGCCAGCGTATCATCCTCCTGCTCTTCTCCACCATCCAAGAAGTAGCCATCGTCCAGGTCATCAGCCGAACGGTGTTTGGGCTGTGCTGCAGCTGCCTGCTCTTCCTCCTCGCCCTCAGCACGCATTCGACGCAGACGCTCGTTCTCCAGCTTCTCCAGGCGAGCGGCCTCCTGTTTCGCCAGCTCGTCCGGATTGATTAGTTTGTCCGCGACACTGCCGCGAGGCTCGAAAATCATCTCCTTGAGCAGTTTATCGTAGGCATCCGGCGGCGGCTTGGCGTCCTGCTCATCCTTCGTGGCCTTCGCCACCAGCGGCAGCAGGAGCTTGTAGTTGGCATCCAGTTTCTCGGTGAGATCATACACCTCGTCCTTTTCCTTCGCAATCTCGTTCTTGCGGCGCTTCTGTTCGACGATCATTTCATCTATGGCTTTCTGGCGATCCTCGGCTGTGTCGCCATCGCCACCGAAGTGGGCAGCAGATGTGAAGTCAGCTGGAATATAAAGCTAGTTAGATGGGGGTTCAATGTGGAACTCATTTGAGTATACCGTCCAATGCCTCGTCGTCTAGCTCCTCGTCGTCGGACCGCTCATCCCTGTACTGCTCGATCTCCTCCAGAGTTTGGCCCCTGTGCGTCAGCAGTTCGTCGTCGTTGAGATTGAACTTCTCCGCCTTTTGATTGGATCGCACCTGCGACATCTTTTCGGCCAGGTACCGGGCATTCATCACGGACTCCGTCAGCTGGTCGCCACTCAAATGCTTGCCAATTCGGTTATCCTTGAACCGATTAGTCTTGTGCTTTACGGCGAACTGTTGCCCCAGTGTCTGGGCTCTCTTTTGGAGCGCCTTGGCCCGAGACACACCCGGCATTCCCCTGTCATGCTTGCAGATCCTGCCCAGAATCTTGAACTTCTCCTTGTTCACATGCACATCGAAGGGATTCTGACCGCGCTTGCTCGACTGCGCCGCCGAGTTGTCGAACGGATTGGACGACTTGACTGTCTTCTTGGCATAGACCGCATCGGCACTGGCCTTTTTCCCCTTGGCCACCATTGCTTTAATTCGAGTTTTACCGAATCAAACCGAGCTCAtggagcaaaacaaaacaccgCACACGTGCAACCGACAACGTACTAACGCGTTTCGGAAATGCCGCAAGCAGTGTTGGCTAAGGCTGGGAACAGTCGCGGTTACTTTGGATGGGAACAGTTATAGGCGAaaaataaattccttttttttaattggaacAAAGTTCAGACTCGAGGCTTTTACACGGTTATCGAGGCGTTTATTCAGAGAGTTGAACTAGTTTGATATTGCAACATGGTATACAGCTATTTGAGCTAAACTTATTAAGTTATGTCAattcaaaatacaaaatgttaAACATAAAATCCATTTCTTTTATACAAAAGCAATGCCCCCATATAGTGAGTAAATATAGCCagtaaatagttttaattttataatccCTACTTAAATACAGTGAACTGTGACTGGTAGCAGTTACCCCCGCTCACCACTAGTGGCATGCGTTTACCAACACTGAACCACGTCGCCATTTTCGTTTCGTTCCGTGCCACAAAAATTTTCACACGCAACGCCGAGTACTGAAAAAAtcggtttttttatttaaagtgtgtttttaattgctcCAACTTTGGGTGGCTGTAAATCGAGAGTCGCCGGTGTGAAAGCTGAGAAGAAAGCATGAGCGCCACGCCGCCGGACTTACTTTCGATGGCGGTGGCCAGAGAAGTCTCACTCGCAGTCGCCGCCTCTGCCAatggcggcagcggcagcggcaaaaCCGCTGATAAGGAGCGCTCCCGGTCGAAGGACCGCGGGAGGGACAAGGACAAGGAGCGGGACAAGGATCGTGACAAGGATAGGAAGAGAAGGTGAGTGCTCCTCCTTAGGAACAATCTTTTTTGGACCCACTTCTAAGGTACTTGAATATGTAACGATGTCAGCCCTTAAGGTATACACATTTTTCACGATCTACTGCGTCCTTTTCCGGATCGTCGAGAGCTAAGATACCTAGCTACCTTCATTTTCAACAAAGCCTATCATACAATAAGAATCGTTAAAACAACGTGCGTAGTTAGTTTTATCCAACCCAATAGCACATGGTTTATATTCTGTTACTAGGTTACTCAAGATATGTTCTTAAAAAGTTTACGTAAGATTTTAGGCTATTTTTCAACCCCAAAAGTTGGAACACCTATAACACCTATTTGACAAAAGTAAAATATGAGGCTCAAATGATATAATCAAACCCTAATAACTTAGAACAGAGTCTTTTAAAGATAGAAAATATCAATAAcctttttgttgattttccaGGGACCGGGACAGCAGAGACCGGGACAGCCGTCGGCGGGATGACCGCGATAAGGACCGTGATCGCGAGCGTGACAGGGAACGCGATCGTGACCGCGACTCGCGCTCGAACCGCAGCAAGTCGCGCAACTACGACGACCACGACAGGCGGCGAAAGCGGTCGCGCAGCAGGGACCGCGATCGTGACCGCAAGCGGGACAGGGATCGTGATTCGCGCTCCAAGCGCAGCAGTTCGCGGGGCGGACGCGGCGACGACTATGACCGGAGCCGACGTCGTCGCTCTCGTAGTCGCAGCTACGAGCGCCGCCGGAACGATCGAGGCAGTCAGAGAGATCAGCCGTCACAAAGAAGCAGCAGGGAACGCACACACGTTAACCCCTTCGACACATCAAACAGTCGAAACTCAATGAACCTGGACCACGATCAGCCCAGGATACCCTCGCTGTTCGACCGACAGCATCAGGGGTTGGAAACCATCAGGGAGGAGGGAAGGGAGCCGCGGTTTGACCTCACGCAGACCATTCAGGAGCTGATGGGCAGTGCGGGAGGCAGCAAGGGGTTCGCCTCGTTCTTTAACAACCAGAACAGCAACGATTCCAACAGCAATGGGGCTTTCGACAACTCAAGtgggtataaaaaaatatataaagtaaaATTGTACTAACTGGTATTCCCCTTGTAGCGGACAGCGCTGCGGAGCGGAAGAGGAAGCGCAAGTCCCGCTGGGGCGGCAGTGAAAACGACAAGACCTTCATTCCCGGCATGCCCACCATCCTGCCCTCCACCCTGGACCCAGCCCAGCAGGAGGCCTATCTAGGTAATTCTCGGACCCAAATCGCTGCCGATCGCAGCAGATCTTGCAACTAAGTTAGCTTTTAAGCACTACAACTAGTCCTAAGTCTAATGACAAACAATTAAGGATGTAAACTGAGAGAAAAGGGACAGAGCCACACTTCAGAATCAGACGCCGAGGACGAGCAGCTGGTGCAGAGATCGTAAACCAATCTAAAAAAACCAATGAGTCCAACCACAACGGCATTGAGCAACTTATAATAATCTCTCGTTCTCTTTTTGAAGGGATTCCGGCGTGGCACACAAACGATACGATACGACAAGAGTTGCATTCCAAATCGGCTAGAATACTCGTATACAGAACATTTATATGGCTGTTCggcttatatttatttttgcagaGATTAATGCGCATTTGAACTAATCAAATTCAACACcacttaattaattaatttaataatttaattgtaacGCTCACAGCATTTTCAGTTAGTTTAGGAGCGGACACACTAAGCGATACAAGTCCCAATAGCCACAATATCATTTGACCTGACCCCCCACAATTTAATTGACATCTCTCCAATTCTCTTACTAATGTCGAGGTTGCGCTCGATtttcttccttcttttctAACGCCTTCTAATTGCAGTTCAATTTCAAATCGAGGAGATCAGCCGTAAGCTGCGCACCGGCGACCTGGGCATCACGCAGAATCCAGAAGAAAGGTTTGAAACAGTTCTCTCTCCCCCACTGAGTATCTCAATCAAAGGTCTCGCCCGCGTAAAGCCAATGAACGTCACCAGACACCCACTAAGCAGCAATATCCCTACACAATCTGACGTCATCCGGTCCGGAAGGATGAGTTCATGAGTTCAACAGGTTTCACTGTGGCATGCCATTGATTTTCGGAGTTCCACAAAAAAATCATTAGCAATTAAGATTCGCCGAGAGTTGTGTCACTCAcacattatttaaaaacacagtAGATATCAGTTTCGaaagtgtttaaaaatacaatatagcattaatatattttaatgtaacAACTCAGCACCAGAACTGTGATAGATTGTCTAGTTTCTGCAGAAACCGATATTTACTGTATTTAAGTCGAAGCCCCCTTGAATGGCgtattaatttttcataatGTTTGGTCCTATCGTGTAAATCATAACTAGTGCTTAATCTGAAGACTAAAGTATCCCATAGCGCGAAAAGTTCCATAAAACCAAAAGGGTAATCGAAGGCTGTCTGGAGGCTAACCGAATGAGTTGGGTTTTGTAGCTAATTTGTTAACCAACATATTCCTTTAAACTAATGATGCTCTTCAAGGGATTCTAGATTCTAGAGACAGCGATCGTTCACTGATCGATTGAATGAACCCCTCCAGCAGGGGCAACAAATAAGTAAGCGCCTGGCGATAATCGGAATAGATTCTACATTTTCATTAATGTCACCTCTTCTTCTCTTCCACTAAGCGTCCCCCGGTAGTTCGGTTTTCTCGCAAAGAAATCCAGGGTGCGACAGACGCAGAAACGAAATAGAAACAGCTACCGAATCGAACGAATTAATCAAAATTCTTCTTTTCTTAATTCCCCAGCGAATAATTACTTTCTGCTAATGCTAATGAATAACTTGATTAATGAATTTGATTTGCAACTTACAGCATATTCGACAAGAAGCTATTAGTTAGTACGTTAGGTTAAGATCACTAAGTCTAGCGCCAATATAGCATCCTTTCGCCCCAGAAGTTCAAGTTCGGTCTCACCAAAGTCGCCTCTTCCCTCTGTTCTTCTCGTCTGCAGGTCCCCCTCGCCGGAGCCCATTTATAGTTCTGATGGCAAGCGGCTGAACACCCGTGAGTTCCGCTACAGGAAAAGGCTGGAGGAGCAACGTCACCAGCTGATTGTCAAGATGCAGACGGTGAACCCCGAGTTCAAGCCGCCAGCGGATTACAAGTAAGTTTATAGTTGGGCTAAGCTTTGGACAACTAACTAACTTAAATTCTCTTCAGACCGCCAGTCACTCGAGTCAGCGACAAGGTGCTGATTCCACAGGAGCAGCATCCGGACATCAACTTCGTGGGTCTGCTGATCGGGCCGCGCGGCAACACGCTCAAGGCTATGGAGAAGGATACGGGCGCCAAGATCATAATTC is a window of Drosophila biarmipes strain raj3 chromosome 3R, RU_DBia_V1.1, whole genome shotgun sequence DNA encoding:
- the LOC108031887 gene encoding probable maleylacetoacetate isomerase 2 isoform X1, with translation MSTNPNVSSSDAQPILYSYWRSSCSWRVRIAMNLKEIPYDIKPISLIKSGGEQHCNEYREVNPMEQVPALQIDGHTLIESVAIMHYLEETRPQRPLLPQDVHKRAKVREIVEIICSGIQPLQNLIVLIHVGEEKKKEWAQHWITRGFRAVEKALSTSAGKYCVGDEISMADCCLVPQVFNARRFHVDLRPYPIILRIDRELESNPAFRAAHPSNQPDCPPELPNK
- the LOC108031887 gene encoding probable maleylacetoacetate isomerase 2 isoform X2, producing MSLSAIAKPILYSYWRSSCSWRVRIAMNLKEIPYDIKPISLIKSGGEQHCNEYREVNPMEQVPALQIDGHTLIESVAIMHYLEETRPQRPLLPQDVHKRAKVREIVEIICSGIQPLQNLIVLIHVGEEKKKEWAQHWITRGFRAVEKALSTSAGKYCVGDEISMADCCLVPQVFNARRFHVDLRPYPIILRIDRELESNPAFRAAHPSNQPDCPPELPNK
- the LOC108031887 gene encoding probable maleylacetoacetate isomerase 2 isoform X3 yields the protein MNHPILYSYWRSSCSWRVRIAMNLKEIPYDIKPISLIKSGGEQHCNEYREVNPMEQVPALQIDGHTLIESVAIMHYLEETRPQRPLLPQDVHKRAKVREIVEIICSGIQPLQNLIVLIHVGEEKKKEWAQHWITRGFRAVEKALSTSAGKYCVGDEISMADCCLVPQVFNARRFHVDLRPYPIILRIDRELESNPAFRAAHPSNQPDCPPELPNK
- the LOC108031886 gene encoding pyrroline-5-carboxylate reductase 3, which produces MSAIGKIGFLGGGNMAKALAKGFLAAGLAKPKTLIASVHPADKLSLQSFQSLGVETVVKNEPVVQQSDVVFVSVKPQVVPSVLSEIQPLSAGKLFLSVAMGITLSSIESSLSPQARVIRVMPNLPAVVCSGCSVFVRGSKATDADAEVTEKLLRSVGTCEPVDESQLDVVTALSGSGPAYVFVMIEALADGAVHMGMPRDLAYRLASQTVLGAGHMVRDSGLHPGQLKDGVTSPAGSTAAALRQLELSGFRAAVSGAVEQATLRCRQISGKKA
- the LOC108032092 gene encoding nucleolar protein 14 homolog, translated to MVAKGKKASADAVYAKKTVKSSNPFDNSAAQSSKRGQNPFDVHVNKEKFKILGRICKHDRGMPGVSRAKALQKRAQTLGQQFAVKHKTNRFKDNRIGKHLSGDQLTESVMNARYLAEKMSQVRSNQKAEKFNLNDDELLTHRGQTLEEIEQYRDERSDDEELDDEALDADFTSAAHFGGDGDTAEDRQKAIDEMIVEQKRRKNEIAKEKDEVYDLTEKLDANYKLLLPLVAKATKDEQDAKPPPDAYDKLLKEMIFEPRGSVADKLINPDELAKQEAARLEKLENERLRRMRAEGEEEEQAAAAQPKHRSADDLDDGYFLDGGEEQEDDTLAYDLEGNLGTHLNGKKEAKEEENGGDEGDEDGEEEEEEDSDEDSDSEVDNLSDLKDSESESEAEEAPQVRKKKVKKSAEISTASMDTSIPFTIKMPKTYEDFTELLSKHSTAQKATIVERIIKCNHPKLEGVNRENVVKLYSFLLQYIKDLFEDASEQDIRDNFQLLSNLMPHLYELTQLNPERMSNTLLEVIKEKYGEFRKNHKMYPSLDTLIYFKLVANLYSTSDFRHPVATPCFIFMQHILSRARVRTRQEISMGLFLVTVVLEFVSQSKRLLPAAFNFLQGIVHMSIAKRDVEQLEITPPFERDGPFSKLLALPANKESKNLEPQALQAADLVTQTITSDFKVRALDTALLLIKEALTLVEEQVGVCYLAQPFLKLLARLSLEPYPEHVHLHHKEATELAEKLAALKMKPLAPAEKKPKALRLLEPRFEAVYDDKRRPKMTKAKEERAKLLHKIKREKKGAIREIRRDTAFVQELKLKQTLQSDKERHEKVKRIYQEASMQQGELNELARAKKKKKF